One Melospiza melodia melodia isolate bMelMel2 chromosome 1, bMelMel2.pri, whole genome shotgun sequence genomic window carries:
- the IMPA1 gene encoding inositol monophosphatase 1 codes for MADPWQECMDYAVGLARKAGEIIRGALKEEISVMTKSSPVDLVTETDQKVENFIISLIKEKYPSHSFIGEESVAAGEGSILTDNPTWIIDPIDGTTNFVHRFPFVAVSIGFVVNKKIEFGIVYSCIEDKMYTARKGKGAFCNGQKLQVSGQEDITKSLLVTELGSNRDPEAIKIILSNMERLLSIPIHGIRAVGTAAVNMCLVATGGADAYYEMGIHCWDMAGAGIIITEAGGVLLDVTGGPFDLMSRRIIAASSRAIGERIAKALQVIPLRRDDATN; via the exons ATGGCAGATCCCTGGCAAGAATGTATGGATTATGCAGTTGGTTTAGCAAGGAAAGCTGGGGAG ATAATCCGTGGAGCACTCAAAGAAGAAATATCTGTTATGACTAAAAGCTCACCTGTAGATCTAGTGACAGAAACTGATCAAAAAGTAGAAAACTTCATTATTTCTTTGATAAAAGAAAAGTATCCTTCTCACAG CTTTATTGGCGAAGAGTCTGTTGCAGCTGGAGAGGGCAGCATTCTGACAGATAACCCCACGTGGATTATAGACCCTATTGATGGAACCACCAACTTTGTACACAG GTTTCCATTTGTGGCAGTTTCAATTGGCTTTGTTGTAAACAAAAAG ATAGAGTTTGGAATTGTGTACAGTTGTATAGAAGACAAGATGTATACtgccagaaaaggaaaaggtgcaTTTTGCAATGGTCAGAAACTGCAAGTATCAGGCCAAGAAG aCATTACAAAATCCCTTTTAGTAACAGAATTGGGGTCAAATCGTGATCCAGAGGCTATAAAAATAATTCTTTCTAATATGGAAAGACTTCTCAGTATTCCTATTCATGG GATTAGAGCTGTTGGTACAGCAGCTGTGAACATGTGCCTTGTGGCAACAGGTGGAGCTGATGCCTATTACGAGATGGGGATTCACTGCTGGGATATGGCAGGAGCTGGAATCATTATTACTGAAGCTGGTGGAGTGCTGCTGGATGTAACAG GTGGACCATTTGATTTGATGTCTCGGAGAATAATTGCAGCAAGTAGTCGAGCTATTGGGGAGAGGATAGCCAAAGCCCTTCAAGTAATTCCTCTGAGAAGAGATGATGCAACCAACTGA